TCGGGCGTCAGCGGCGTGTGGGTGCAGAACGCGGGCGGCTACCAGCTCGAACCCGTCGAAGTGCCGGTGTTCACGGCGGCCAACCCGCGCCCGGATATGCCTGCGGCGGTGGGCGGTAGCCTCAAGGTGGCGGGCGCGAACGTGCTCAACTATTTCACCGACCTCAACCCCACCTACGGCAGCAGCGGGCCGCGCGGGGCCAACTCGGCGGGCGAGTTCGAGCGCCAGCAGGTCAAGATCGTGGCGTCCCTGAAGGGCCTCAATGCCGACATCGTGACCCTGATGGAAGTCCAGAACAACGGCGACACGGCGCTCAGTGCGCTGGTGGCGGCCCTCAACAGAGAGGTCGGGGCGGGCACCTACGACTCCATCAAGACCGGCACCGTCGGCAGCGACGCCATCCACGTCGCCATCATCTACAAGCCCGCCCGCGTGACCCCGCAGGGCGCAGTCCAGATCGACACCAACCCGGTCTACTCGCGCCCCCCGGTGGCCCAGACTTTCAAGGACACCCAGGGCGGCGTGCTGACGGTTATCGCCAACCATTTCAAGAGCAAGGGCAGTTGCGACAAGTCCGACCCCGATCTGGGCCAGGGCTGCTGGAACAAGCTGCGGGTGCAGCAGGCCACAGCGCTGCTGGCCTTCGTGGACAGACTCAAGACCCTCAGCGGTGACCCCGACGTGCTGGTGATGGGCGATCTCAACGCCTACGGCAACGAGGACCCGGTTCAGGCGCTGACCCAGGGCGGCTTCGAGAGCCTCAACAAGCGCATTCCCGCCGCTGACCGCTACAGCTACCAGTTCAGCGGACAGTTTGGCTACCTCGACCACGCGCTCGCCAGCACCAGCCTGAGCGCCCAGGTGACCGGCATCACCGAGTGGCACATCAACAGTGACGAGCCGACGGTGGCCGACTACAACTTCGAGTTCAAGAGCGTCCCCGGCTGCGCCCTCAACACGCCCAAGGGCAACACCTGCACCGGTCAGGACCTCTACGGTCCCGGCCCCTTCCGCGCCAGCGACCACGACCCGGTGCTGGTGGGCCTGAATCTCAGCAAGTAACGGCACGTCAGAAATCAGCCCAGCAGAAATCAGCTCAGCATGGCGCTCCCCTCGGCGGGGGCGTTTTGCTTGATTGACGGGTCGTCCATTCTTCCAGAATCCCTTAGACTGCCTGGCATGAGCAGAATCATCATCATCGGCGCGGGCGGCGTGGGCAACGTCGTCGCCAAGAAGTGCGCCCAGAACGACAGCGTGTTTACCGAAGTGCTGATCGCCACCCGCACTGTCAGCAAGGCCGACAAGATCGTGGCCGAGATTCACCAGCATCTGCCGAACTCGCAGACCCGCTTCAGCACCGTCAGCGTGGACGCCGACAATGTTCCGGCGCTGGTGGAACTGTTTAATGCATTCAAGCCCGAACTGGTCATCAATGTGGCGCTGCCCTACCAAGACCTCACCATCATGGACGCCTGCCTGGAAACCGGCGTGCATTACCTCGACACCGCCAACTACGAGCCGCTGGACGTGGCCAAGTTCGAGTATTCCTGGCAGTGGGCCTACCGCCAGCGCTTCGAGGAAGCCGGGCTGATGGCGCTGCTCGGCTGCGGCTTCGATCCCGGCGCGACCAACGTGTTCACCGCCTGGCACGCCAAGCACCACTTCTCCGAGATTCACTACCTGGATATCGTGGACTGCAACAACGGCGATCATGGTAAGGCGTTCGCTACCAACTTCAACCCGGAAATCAACATCCGTGAGATCACAGCCAACGGGCGCTACTACGAGAACGGCGAGTGGGTCGAGACGGCCCCGCTGGAAATCTCGCAGGACATCTATTACCCCAAAGTCGCCACCCGCAAAAGCTTCGTGCTGTATCACGAGGAACTCGAATCGCTGGTGCTCAACTTCCCGACCATCAAGCGCGCCCGCTTCTGGATGACCTTCGGCGAGAGCTACATCAAGCACCTGAGCGTGCTGGAAGGGATCGGCATGACCAGCATCGTGCCGATCGACTTCCGGGGCCAGAAAATCGCGCCGATCGAGTTCCTCAAGGCCGTGCTGCCTGTCCCCGAATCGCTGGCCGAGAACTACACCGGGCAGACCTGCATCGGCGTGCAGGCCAAAGGACTGGGGCTCGACGGCCAGCCGAAGGTCCATTTCGTCTACAACGTCTGTGACCATGCCGAGACCTACAAGGAAGTGCAGGCCCAGGGCGTCAGCTACACCACGGGCGTTCCGGCCATGATCGGCGCGGCGCTGATGCTCACAGGCGTCTGGAAAAAAGTTGGCGTTCACAACGTCGAGGAGTTCGACCCCGATCCGTTCGTGGCCGAGATGAACCGCTGGGGCCTCAAGGTGGACGAGCTGGCGGACATCGAGCTGGTCAAGGGCTGAGTTGAGTGGGAAGGTCAGACGAGGGCCGGTAGTTAATTAGATGGCTAAATAATTCTGCTAGAGTGGATGGGATGAGTGGAAGAAAGCGTCTTTATAGCTTGGCGTTCTGGGCCACCACGCATAAAACGAAGGACTCTTCACGCAAGTCGGCACCATCAACCCAAAGGCGCTCGCCTGGAGCCATACGAGGAGACGGATGACCACCGAACCGATGACCACCGAACAACTGCCAGATGCCGCGCATACACTCCTTCAGCGCCTCACTGCCGAGGCCATCGGCACTTTCCTGCTGGTCACCTCGGCGCTGCTCGCGCCCGCTGGCACCACCTTCGCCGTCGTCGGCCTGACGTTGGGCGTGATGGTCATTGCCATCGGCAAGGTCTCGGGCGCGCAGATCAATCCTGCCGTGACCACCGCATTGATTGTCGCCCGTCAGTTTCCACTGCGAGACGGGCTGCAATACATGGTGGCGCAGATTATCGGTGCCACGCTGGCCATGCTGCTCCAGACCAGCTTGCTGAGGGGCCTGGGCCATCCGGCAGGTGCGGTGCCCGCCAACACGGGGTACTGGCTGGCCGAACTGCTGGGGGCCTTGATCCTCACCTTCACCGTCACGCGGGTGGTGGTCAGCAAAGCCACAGACGCGGCGGCAGCCCTGGCCATCGGGCTGGCACTGGCGATTGGAATTGGCGTGGCTGGGGCCTTCAGCGGCGGTGTCCTCAATCCGGCCATCGCCCTGTCACTCATGTTCGGCGGCCTGATCAGCGTGAGTCACGGTCTGCTGTATATCGTCGCCCCGCTTGTCGGCGGTGTGCTCGGTGGCCTGCTGGGCCGGTTCCTGGCCTCGCCCGCCGAACTCTACGTGCCTGCCGGACGCCGCTAGGGTCTGTCTGGCTAAGTTTGATAGAGTCGTCTGTCATGGGCAGAACAGATCTCACGCCGGAACAATGGGCAAAACTGGAGCCTGAATGGCCAGGTAACCCCCGGCACGGACATGCCTACAAGCCGCATCTGCCGGTCATCAATGGCATTCTCTGGCGGCTGAAGACGGGAGCACCGTGGCGGGACATCCCAGAACGGTATGGCCCCTGGGAAACGTGTTGGGATCGCTTCACCCGCTGGTCACGCGATGGCACCTGGAAACGCGTCCTCGTGGCCCTCCAGGTCAAGGAAGATGCTCAGGGAAAGATTGATTGGGACGGCGCGTCCCTGGATAGCACCAGTTGTAAAGCCCACCGCGCTGCGGTGGGCGCACGAAAACAGCCAGCTAAGCTGGAAAAAAGGGGGCACTCAACGATGAGTGGCTCGGCATCAGCCGTGGAGGACGAAACAGCAAGATCCACGTGCTGACCGAGGGAAAACGCCGCCCGTTGGCCGTGCTGGTGTCGGAGGGTCAGGCCAGCGACCCGACCTACCTGCTTCCCCTCCTTGACGAGGTCTGCATCCGGCGGCCCGGTCCGGGCCGCCCTCGGAAGCGTCTGCCGATGGTGCGCGTAGATCGTGCGTACGGTGCACGGAAGTACCGTCAGCAACTGCGGAGCCGCAAGATCGTCTGTGTTTGTCCTGAACGCAAGGATGCCAAGAAAGCGCGGTTGAAGAAGGGCAGTCGTGGAGGTCGGCCCCCGAAATTCGACGCTGAAGCCGACAAGGGCCGCCAGGTGGTGGAATGCAACATCAATCGGCTCAAGGATTTTAGAGCACTCGCCACCCGCTACGAAAAACGTGGACATCAGTTTTTAGCCGTTGTACACGTTGCGTGCATTGTCCTCTGGCTCTGAAAACTCAGCCAGACAGACCCCTAGAGCCGTTCCAGCCTGAGCATCACAATTTAAGAAGCGGTAAGGGAGCGCGGGCTGAGCCTGCGCTTTGCTTTGTCGCAAAGAATTGCGCTTATGGCTGCGGGCCTCCCCCCGAAACCGTTGCGTTACCGTTCAATCGGAGTCGGGATGAGACTGAACGAACAGCACAGCGAGGGTCTGTCCCTGGTTGCCCTTTCGGTGGTCGGGGGTATTGCCTGGTCGGCACGGTCTACCTCGCAGTTGTTCATCTTCTGTCAGGCGGCAGCGGCAATATTTGCTGGCAAGTGACGAAGAGCCCCGCTCGACCGCTGGCCCAGCGAGCGTCTCCGCAGCGGGCCGAGTCTGCCTGGGCGCTGCGGATGGCTGGCCCGCACCCTCAATATGCTGAGCGTCACCTGCGCGGACATCGGTCAGGCGGAGCGGTCCAGCAGATGCCTGAAAGAGCAGCTCGGTCTGGGGCAACGCCTGGGCGACACCGACCTTCAGGCCCAGGGGTGAGACCTTATACTGATTCCGCTTAATTTCAGTACACCCCGCAAAAAGCGCGGGATGCACTTCCACAACTCAGAACCAGTATCTTGTCCTACTCACGTTGGTCGGATTAGATCGCGTCCAGCACACAGATGCTGAACACGATCCAATCGGAATTCGTATTACTCAACGGCCTGCGGCAAGCCGACGGGCGGATGTATGCGGCCAAGCGCGCGGCCCGCGACCAGGGGTGACGGCCCCAGAAGTAAGTCTGGCAGCGGTGAACTGCTCTAGACTGCCCGCATGACCCAGACCGAATACGATCAGCGCCTCGCCTGGCTGCGGGCTTTCGGCAAGACGCCTGCGGAAGTGTCCGAGCGCCTGGAGCACGAGTCCAGCCTATTCACGGCGGTGGTGGCCCGCGCCCAGCCGCACTGGCACACCCAGTTGCCGGAGCGCACTTGGACGCCCGCGCAGGAAGTCGAGCACACCATCCTAGTGAGCGAGGGCAGTGCCAAGGTGGCCGCGTTGCTGCTCTCCGACAAGCCGCTGAGGCCCACGCCGCAGCAGGTGATTGAACCTGACGCGCAGGGCCGCCGCCAGGCTCCCCCCGGCACCGTGCCCGGCGGGGGACAGGCCTGGACGGAACTGGAACCGCGCTACACGGCTTCGCTATCCGCTCTGCAAAGTGCGGCGTTGCGGGCACAGGACGGTTCCGAGCGCAAATTCTGGCATGGCGCGATGGGCGAGCTGACGGCGCTCGACTGGCTCCGGATGGCGGCTTATCACGTTCGCCACCACCGCAAGCTGCTGGACGTGGGCCTCAGCATGCTCGAGGCTGGCACGCCCGAGACTGGTATTGTGGAGGTTGGCGCTTGAGCACTGAGCCGCCCTCCAAAGGGGTGCGGGGCTTCGAGTTCGACGCCCACATCACGCTCAGCCGTCCGCGCCCTGCTGGGGAGGTGCGGAGTTTACTGCGCGGTTTCAGCGCTCACGTCGAGCCGTACGGCACCGAGGAAGTGCGCGGCGCGCGCGTCACTGGGCAGGTGGAGCGCGGGCTGGCATCTGAGCAGCTCCGCGCCCTGCTGGAGAGTGGTGACGCGACCCGCATCGAGATCGGCCTACGCGGATTCCTACGGTCGGTAACCGGACAGACCGAGTGGATGCCCTGGCGGCGCAACGTGGTGCTGAGTAGGGGGGAGTGGGCCAAGGTGGGCTTCGAGGAAGGATTGCGCTACGTGCTGGAATAAAGGAGTGAGCGTGCAGGAGCGCGTGAACCGAACCGTCTTCAGAGAACTCCAGCCGCTCCGGCGCAATCCGGCGGTGTGGCTGATCGTTCCCTTCGCCCTGCTGTTCTGGGTACTGGCGTTCATGCAACTCGTCCTGGGGCTGCCCGTGGGCACCCGGCCCGTTTCAAATGTGGTGACGCTGCTGCTGTGGCTCGGCGTCGGCGTGGCCCTGCCCGCCCTGCTGCTGCTGACCTCGCTGAAAACGGAAGTGGATGCTCAGGGCGTGCGCCTCGCCTTCGGGCTGCTGCCGCGCCGCAGGGTGCCCAGAGCGCAGATTTTGCGGGCGTCGGTCAGAACCAGCGATCCATTTGCAGAATACGGTGGCTGGGGCTTTCGCCTCGCGCCCGGCAACAAGCGCGTTTATCTGGTAGACGGCACGGCGGGCGTTCAGCTCGAACTCGTGGGCGGCCAGCAGGTGTTTATCGGTTCCCGTCGCCTACAGGAACTCCTGAGCGCCCTTACATGAAGCGTTCGGGAAACTCGGCCCGAAACTGGCCCCAGGTTTCCGGCGTGCGGGGTTTTCCGGCGTCCTCGGTCCACATCCAGTAGGGCGTGTACAGGCTGCGGGCCAGCCTCACTTCCTCGCGGAAGATCTCGGCGCTCACGCCGCCCCTGTCGAGTAGGCCGCTGCTTTCGAAGCGGGCAAGCACCCCCGAGCGGTCATACGGCACGGCGCGCAAGGTGGCTTCCCAGCGGCCCTGGGCACTGTCGAGCAGCAGATACTGGGCGCGTGGGTCCTCATTGAAGGGTGCGCCCACTGCGCCGGTATTGAGGACCAGCCGCCCGCCCTCCACCGCCCGCACCATCGGTTTGTGGGTGTGCGAGCCGATCAGCAGGCCCGCGCCCGATTCGTCGAGCAGCTCGGTGAGGCGGCTCTCGGGGGTGTGGGGGCTGAGGCTCTCGCGGTAATGGGCGGCGGTGCCGTGCGCCAGCTCGATGGTGGGCAGCCCGCCCCAGCGCAGGCGCTGCGTCAGCGGCCAGCTCAGGATGGCGTCAAGCAGCCCGGCCTGATCGAGCTGCCCAGCGCTCCAGGCGGTGGCGGCCCAGAAGGGGTCCTCGAACCAGTCGCCGGGCAGCGCACCGTCGCGGGTCAGCCACAGCCGCATCAGGTCGTCGTGGTTGCCCAGCACAAAGGTCGGCTGCGGCGTCAGGGCCAGCAGCGTTTCCAGGGCCTGCACGCTGTCCGGCCCCCGGTTGACCACGTCGCCGTTGACGTAGAGCCGCTCGGCCC
This portion of the Deinococcus rubellus genome encodes:
- a CDS encoding ExeM/NucH family extracellular endonuclease, which encodes MLMKSFSTVALALLTLGLGACAEPVTPELSYGGTRIHNIQGATPDADVASPKVGEQVSIESIVVGVFPGLGGYAMQDADSVADSDPNTSEGLFVFCGIAASNTTATCGGVKIGDRVKVSGTVKEFAKGTQLDSVTAQTVVAPNQPLPKAVTVTLPYSGGWEKYEGMRLSFPQTLTVTDNYGYGRYGQLGLSAGGRLFNPTNGNDTSTQASNDQRKIVIDDGVSAQNPAALPYLGTQTNGQQTRRTGDTVSGVSGVWVQNAGGYQLEPVEVPVFTAANPRPDMPAAVGGSLKVAGANVLNYFTDLNPTYGSSGPRGANSAGEFERQQVKIVASLKGLNADIVTLMEVQNNGDTALSALVAALNREVGAGTYDSIKTGTVGSDAIHVAIIYKPARVTPQGAVQIDTNPVYSRPPVAQTFKDTQGGVLTVIANHFKSKGSCDKSDPDLGQGCWNKLRVQQATALLAFVDRLKTLSGDPDVLVMGDLNAYGNEDPVQALTQGGFESLNKRIPAADRYSYQFSGQFGYLDHALASTSLSAQVTGITEWHINSDEPTVADYNFEFKSVPGCALNTPKGNTCTGQDLYGPGPFRASDHDPVLVGLNLSK
- a CDS encoding saccharopine dehydrogenase family protein, whose protein sequence is MSRIIIIGAGGVGNVVAKKCAQNDSVFTEVLIATRTVSKADKIVAEIHQHLPNSQTRFSTVSVDADNVPALVELFNAFKPELVINVALPYQDLTIMDACLETGVHYLDTANYEPLDVAKFEYSWQWAYRQRFEEAGLMALLGCGFDPGATNVFTAWHAKHHFSEIHYLDIVDCNNGDHGKAFATNFNPEINIREITANGRYYENGEWVETAPLEISQDIYYPKVATRKSFVLYHEELESLVLNFPTIKRARFWMTFGESYIKHLSVLEGIGMTSIVPIDFRGQKIAPIEFLKAVLPVPESLAENYTGQTCIGVQAKGLGLDGQPKVHFVYNVCDHAETYKEVQAQGVSYTTGVPAMIGAALMLTGVWKKVGVHNVEEFDPDPFVAEMNRWGLKVDELADIELVKG
- a CDS encoding aquaporin; the protein is MTTEPMTTEQLPDAAHTLLQRLTAEAIGTFLLVTSALLAPAGTTFAVVGLTLGVMVIAIGKVSGAQINPAVTTALIVARQFPLRDGLQYMVAQIIGATLAMLLQTSLLRGLGHPAGAVPANTGYWLAELLGALILTFTVTRVVVSKATDAAAALAIGLALAIGIGVAGAFSGGVLNPAIALSLMFGGLISVSHGLLYIVAPLVGGVLGGLLGRFLASPAELYVPAGRR
- a CDS encoding IS5 family transposase (programmed frameshift), which produces MGRTDLTPEQWAKLEPEWPGNPRHGHAYKPHLPVINGILWRLKTGAPWRDIPERYGPWETCWDRFTRWSRDGTWKRVLVALQVKEDAQGKIDWDGASLDSTSCKAHRAAVGARKQPAKLGKKGALNDEWLGISRGGRNSKIHVLTEGKRRPLAVLVSEGQASDPTYLLPLLDEVCIRRPGPGRPRKRLPMVRVDRAYGARKYRQQLRSRKIVCVCPERKDAKKARLKKGSRGGRPPKFDAEADKGRQVVECNINRLKDFRALATRYEKRGHQFLAVVHVACIVLWL
- a CDS encoding DinB family protein; this translates as MTQTEYDQRLAWLRAFGKTPAEVSERLEHESSLFTAVVARAQPHWHTQLPERTWTPAQEVEHTILVSEGSAKVAALLLSDKPLRPTPQQVIEPDAQGRRQAPPGTVPGGGQAWTELEPRYTASLSALQSAALRAQDGSERKFWHGAMGELTALDWLRMAAYHVRHHRKLLDVGLSMLEAGTPETGIVEVGA
- a CDS encoding DUF6141 family protein yields the protein MNRTVFRELQPLRRNPAVWLIVPFALLFWVLAFMQLVLGLPVGTRPVSNVVTLLLWLGVGVALPALLLLTSLKTEVDAQGVRLAFGLLPRRRVPRAQILRASVRTSDPFAEYGGWGFRLAPGNKRVYLVDGTAGVQLELVGGQQVFIGSRRLQELLSALT
- a CDS encoding metallophosphoesterase family protein codes for the protein MPHVRLAFIADIHGNQDALEAVLGDLQEQGAERLYVNGDVVNRGPDSVQALETLLALTPQPTFVLGNHDDLMRLWLTRDGALPGDWFEDPFWAATAWSAGQLDQAGLLDAILSWPLTQRLRWGGLPTIELAHGTAAHYRESLSPHTPESRLTELLDESGAGLLIGSHTHKPMVRAVEGGRLVLNTGAVGAPFNEDPRAQYLLLDSAQGRWEATLRAVPYDRSGVLARFESSGLLDRGGVSAEIFREEVRLARSLYTPYWMWTEDAGKPRTPETWGQFRAEFPERFM